GGTCAGTTACTTGCAGCGGCAAAAAAAGAGTTGGCATGCCTAATACCTATACCTTAACACGATCATTTCGTGCCCAAGTAGGAGATCTTCCAAATGAATTCTCTAAGCTGTCTGTACATTATTCTGTAGGAAGCGATAAACTTATGGGAATAATGGGAGTAGGCAACTTTACCCCCGAGCTTAGTACCGATATTCATTTCATCTGCAACAAAACAGAAATAGGAGAATGTTGGATACAAGCGATAACGAGTAGATTAATAGGAGTCGATACAGGAATAACTAGAGCAGTAGACTCTGGATTTCCACTTCCGGCAGCAGACTTACTTTCGTTGGCGTCTGCGGTTTTACAGAATTGTAATTATGGTCCTGTGAGATCAGCTCAAAGAGCGACGTTCTCATCAGGGGATTTTCTTCATGAAGTAACCTGTAATAGAATACATGCTACCGGGGAGGAGCAAATCCCTACACATAGAGACACTATGCGTGTCCTAATGGAATCATTACGAGACTAATACATAAATAGCAAAGTACTTGAACAAATAAGGTCATTGCTTTTTGACAGCTCTCCTATTATGTATGTCCTGCATTAACTAGTAGCTTACGGTGTAGGATTGAACTGACTGTTGTGGGTAATACTTCATAATTGTACTATTCGACCAAGAAATAAGTTATCAATTTAATAATGACCTGGTTCACTCTTACACTTCTCAGCGTCTTTCTCTCTTCTGCAGCTACCATCCTCCAGCGAACTTTAATGAAAGACGATAAGAGCAACCCGTATTCATATACAATCGTTTTTCACTTTCTCCTGGGATTATTGCTTCTTGTTATCGGATTGATAAACGGTTCCAATTTTTCTTTATCCAGTGGCAATGTATATATATTGTTACTGGCAGCAGCGTTATGGGGTGTATGCCAAGTGTTTCTTTTTAAGGCCTTACAATTAGTCGAAGCTTCACAGCTAACCATCGTTTCAGGTCTTAGGGTTGTGATTACAATCCTCGCTTCACTAGTCTTCCTCAATCAAGTATTTACTGAATTAAATGTGCTCGGAACGATTCTGATACTTGCAGCGACTTTTTTAGTAGTTAATTTGGGAAAAGAATTCAAATTGAACAAAGGCATTCTCTATACTTTGGCAATGACCTTCTTCGGAGGCTTAGCTATTGTTGCTGACTCGGCTAATGTGCAGCATTATGATGTACTTGCGTATAGCGCCTACTCTAATTTTCTCAGTGGACTTTGTATCTTAGTTTTTTATCCAAAGGTACTTCGACAATGGAAATCCCTCGTGCAACCAAGCTTTTTAGCAAAGATGCTCCCACTTGCAGTTTTTAGTGCTACACAAGGAGTGCTGTATCTACTAGCACTTACATATGGAGGCAATACTGCTCAAGTTGGAACAATACGACAGGCATCAGTCATTGTGACAGTTTTGCTCGCAATTATATTCTTGAAGGAGAGAGAGAATCTGGGCAAGAAATTTATTGCTGCTGTTTTTGTTACTGCTGGGATTTTTCTGCTTAGTTAGATTATAATAAACCTCTTTAAGTCTTTAGTTCTTATCTTTAAGAGTACGAGTTATGCTGTCAACAATCTGTGCTGGTGTTATTTCCTTTACCACTTTTTCACCTTCAACATTCTTCTCAACCTCAACTAAAATACGATAGTTGCCATCAACTAATTTCTCTTTCTCTAAAACTTTTGCTGAGATACCCATGAAATTACTATTTTTCTGTTGTTCGGAAGTATATGTAATGGTGTCACCAACTTCAACTAAATCGATAGGATAGGACATGAAAATTGTTAATTCAATGTACATTGTTTCATGCCAGGTTGATACGTTCAATATCTACACGTCAAAATCAAGGATGCTCTTTATCTTGAGCCAAATAACCGTGGTGAGCGCGGGGGCAATGGTTACACGCTGTTTAATTTTAGGCTTGTGTTTGTGAAAAATATCTACCATACCATCCGTAATGGTCACAAAGTATTAATAAAAGAAGTTGCTGTGAAGGAGCTAATGGCTAGCTTTCCTACTGTATAAGTTCCCTATTGGTTACTAGCGCGCGGTATGGGATTGAACTAACTACCGTTTAGGTCTGGTTAGTAGTAATGTGCTGGTAAATACGGATTTCCTGTGAAAAAGATAATCTTCAATATGAATAACTCTCATGACGTAATCGTAGGTAAAGGCAAACTTGCTGGTAAAGGTGTTTATGCGGCACGAGATTTTAAAAAGGGGGAACTTGTGGTTCCGTACAATCTGAAAGAGCTGACACAGGATGAATTTAATGTGATGCCTATTAGTGATCGAGAATGGACGCACTCTTTCTGGGGTAAAATTTATCTCTTTCCTAATCCTGCTCGTTATGTAAATCACTCTGAGAATCCAAGTACATATCCAGATTTAGATAAAATGGGCGACTTTGCTCTACGCACAATCAAAAAAGGTGAAGCAATAACCATTGATGACACCATAGAACTACGAAATGAGTTGAATACGTTTTTAGAAGCATACGAGAAAGCTGCTAATAGCTGTGATTTTGCTAATGTTGCACCTCTGGTCGCTAATGATGCAGCTTTTTGGTTCACGAACGGTACATACGAAGGAAAAAAAGATATTCAAAAAGCCTTTGAGGAAACGTGGGCAAAGATTCAAAATGAAACTTATTCAATCGCAAACATAAAGTGGATCATCGCGACATATTGGAATTCTGTTTGTTCGTATACTTTCAAGTCAGAGGGAGTTGTTGATGGCAAGAAAAGAATCTTCAAAGGTCGCGGTTTGAATGTGCTCAAGAGGATAGATGGCAATTGGCGAATCGTGCATGAGCATTTAAGCATAGTAAATTAGCCCTAGCTAATAAATGAGCTTAATATTTAAAGTGAGGCTTTTGTTCTTTTCCTGAGCCAATATTCGTGGTGGGCGCGGGGGCAATGGTTACACACTGTTTAATTTTAGGCTTTTGTTTGTGAATAAGGTGTACCATGAAGAGCGAGATGGCAGGAAAGTGCTGATTAAAGAGATCGCTATGAAAGAAGAGAAGACTGGCTCTCCTGCCCTCTTGGCGACACATTAGTAGTCCGTAAAAGTTAATCTTTTGGTACAAAGACTCTATTTTGTCCTGCAGGTGTCATAACGTCTTCAGCTCGCCAAGCATCATTTCTAAAAGCTAACAATGTGCTTTTTCTCTTTTCAGGATCGAGTATTAATGCTGTAGGAGCCCTAGCTGATGTATAAATAGAACCTGTATTGGCAATAACACCTGAACGGGCAGTTTCGGTATCAATCCATCTTATATGTGATGGAATG
This region of Candidatus Abawacabacteria bacterium genomic DNA includes:
- a CDS encoding EamA family transporter, with protein sequence MTWFTLTLLSVFLSSAATILQRTLMKDDKSNPYSYTIVFHFLLGLLLLVIGLINGSNFSLSSGNVYILLLAAALWGVCQVFLFKALQLVEASQLTIVSGLRVVITILASLVFLNQVFTELNVLGTILILAATFLVVNLGKEFKLNKGILYTLAMTFFGGLAIVADSANVQHYDVLAYSAYSNFLSGLCILVFYPKVLRQWKSLVQPSFLAKMLPLAVFSATQGVLYLLALTYGGNTAQVGTIRQASVIVTVLLAIIFLKERENLGKKFIAAVFVTAGIFLLS
- a CDS encoding nuclear transport factor 2 family protein, with the translated sequence MGDFALRTIKKGEAITIDDTIELRNELNTFLEAYEKAANSCDFANVAPLVANDAAFWFTNGTYEGKKDIQKAFEETWAKIQNETYSIANIKWIIATYWNSVCSYTFKSEGVVDGKKRIFKGRGLNVLKRIDGNWRIVHEHLSIVN